The Gloeocapsa sp. PCC 73106 DNA segment GAACAGTTTTTTCTTGACTAAATAAATTCGAGATTTTTGTTAACATGAGTAATTTACCCTTTCGCCATATTTTAGTAATTGAAGATGAGAAATCTCGACGCATTGTTTCTCTAGAAGAGACAATATACTCCATTGGTCGTGATGCTACCAACGCTATTGTTATTTACGATCGCCAAGTATCTCGATTTCATGCCACAATCTTAAGAGAAGAAGATACGCTTAATCAGCAGACAAGCTATAAGGTTATCGATGGGGATTTAAGAGGTAATATTAGCACTAACGGAGTAGTTGTTAACGGAAAACCGAGTCTTTCTCATACTCTCAAACATGGCGATGTGGTTCGCTTTGGGGAAAAGGCAAAAGCCCTGTACTATATTCTTTCAGACCCCTCGGTAATTAGCTTATTTAAAAATAATGAGGAAGTAAATGAACAATTAGAATCAGAGACCAATACCGAACAACAAAAGTCTATAACCCATCAAGAAAATTATAAAACTACCCTAACATCAGAAAAAGATTTAGAAGAAATGAGCCAAAAAGAATTGATTAGATTGGCTTCTTTTCCAGAATTGAGTCCAAATCCTATAGTTGAAATAAACTGGTTTGGAGAAATAACCTATCTGAATCCTGCAGCAAGTCTAAAATTTAAAGATATTAGTCAGTTGCGATCGCAACATCCTATCCTAGCTGGTTTGACGAGCAACTGTCAAAGTAAACACGGCAGCTTATTCGTCAGAGAAGTAAAAATAGGTGGGGAAATTTTTGAACAATACGTTCACTATCTTTCGGAAAATAAGTTAATTAGAAGTTATGTTTTTGATTTTACTAAACGTAAACAAGTAGAAGCGGCTTTAAGAGAAAGTGAACAACTTTATAGAGCGGTAGTACGGCAAAGCTTTGAAGGTATTTTTTTGGTAGATGGGAAAACTCAAAAAATATTAGAAGTTAATCAAAGCTATTGCAATTTAGTGGGTTATTCTCTCGAAGAAACCCTAGGAATGTGTTTGGAAGACCTAGTGATCTTTGATCCAGAAGTAAGTCAAGAAAACTTGAAAGCGTTTTTACTGGAACAACAAGATCGGGTGATTGACTCACTACACCGCAGCAAAGATAACTCTCTATTGAAAGTTGGACTCAGTGCAACTGTGATAGTTTATAAGGGGAGAGAAATTTTTTGCTTTGCTGTACATCGGGGTAATCAGGAAGCTCATCCGACACAACCAGGAAAAGATAGCTTGACGGGTTTATCTAATCGTAGTTTCTTAGAAGAACATTTATTATTAAGCATTAGCAATGCTAAAAATTATCAGCGTGAATTGGGTTTAATCTTACTGGATATCAAGCGTTTTCAGCAAATAAACCAACTATACGGTGAAAACGTGGGAGATAATTGTCTTGAAGAAATAGCATCAAGGTTAAAAATATGCGAAGAATTCGGTGCGATCGCCGCCCATTGTCTTGAAGATAACTTCGCTATTTTGTTACCAACCCTCAATGACTTTAATGATGCGGCCAAACTATGTCAGACTGTAATTAATCATCTCAGAGAACCGATCATAGTTCATCTTGATGGTAATCAACCTATGGTCAAAAACCCACCAGAAATCAAACTAGATCTGAATATGGGTATCGCGATTTATCCCATCGATGGATCAGACGCCCAAATTCTCTGGCGCAACGCCGAAATCGCCCTGCAACGCAGTAAAGAAACCGGTAGCAACGGTTATCAATTTCACAGCGCCAGTATGACATCTAGGGCAACTCGTCAGTTAAGATTAGAGGAGTTGCTAAAAGAAGCTTTAGCCGAACAGGGTCTATTTTTAGCTTATCAGCCGATAGTTAATATTCAATCGGGTTCGATTACTGGGATGGAAGCTTTATTACGCTGGCACAATCTAGAACTACAGAGAGTTGCGCCCGGTAATTTAATTGCGATCGCCGAAGCAATCGATCTAATTGTACCCTTGGGAGAGTGGGTAATCAAAGCCGCTTGTATCCAAAATCATCTCTGGCAACAAAATGGTATCTCCAGTCTTCCTATCAGTGTTAATCTTTCCTCGCGACAATTTAAAGCCCCTAATTTAGCTAGTACTATCGCCCGCATCCTCCAAAGTACTAAATTAGAACCCCATTGGTTAGAATTAGAAATAACCGAACAAGTAATTATGGAAAACTCTGACACTATTTTCAAAGTTCTCCGCGATTTATTACAGATGGGTGTACGGATTTCTATAGATGGTTTTGGAAGTAGTTATTGTTCCCTGAGTTTTCTGAAAAAATTTCCCTTTCACACACTGAAAATACACCAGTCATTTATACAAGAACTAGAAGATAATCCCAAAGACACCAGTATTATCGCTTCTATCGTTAATTTAGGTCGTAGCTTCAACATCAGAGTAATCGCTAAGGGCGTAGAGAGGATACAACAATTAAAGCTGTTACGTAAGCTAGAATGCTACGAAATGCAGGGTTATCTCTTCAGTGAACCCCTCAACTCAGAAGATGCTACTAACGTACTCAGACGAGGTAACGTTAATTATCTTATTCCTTAGTTATGAACACTTTTAATCTCAAACTTCCCCCTATTTTACAACTGAGTGATGAGCAGTTCTATCAACTTTCTCAAATCAACAGAGACGTGGATTTTGAACGTAGTGTAACGGGAGAACTAATTATCATGTCCCCTACAGGTGGTGAAACGGGAA contains these protein-coding regions:
- a CDS encoding EAL domain-containing protein, producing MSNLPFRHILVIEDEKSRRIVSLEETIYSIGRDATNAIVIYDRQVSRFHATILREEDTLNQQTSYKVIDGDLRGNISTNGVVVNGKPSLSHTLKHGDVVRFGEKAKALYYILSDPSVISLFKNNEEVNEQLESETNTEQQKSITHQENYKTTLTSEKDLEEMSQKELIRLASFPELSPNPIVEINWFGEITYLNPAASLKFKDISQLRSQHPILAGLTSNCQSKHGSLFVREVKIGGEIFEQYVHYLSENKLIRSYVFDFTKRKQVEAALRESEQLYRAVVRQSFEGIFLVDGKTQKILEVNQSYCNLVGYSLEETLGMCLEDLVIFDPEVSQENLKAFLLEQQDRVIDSLHRSKDNSLLKVGLSATVIVYKGREIFCFAVHRGNQEAHPTQPGKDSLTGLSNRSFLEEHLLLSISNAKNYQRELGLILLDIKRFQQINQLYGENVGDNCLEEIASRLKICEEFGAIAAHCLEDNFAILLPTLNDFNDAAKLCQTVINHLREPIIVHLDGNQPMVKNPPEIKLDLNMGIAIYPIDGSDAQILWRNAEIALQRSKETGSNGYQFHSASMTSRATRQLRLEELLKEALAEQGLFLAYQPIVNIQSGSITGMEALLRWHNLELQRVAPGNLIAIAEAIDLIVPLGEWVIKAACIQNHLWQQNGISSLPISVNLSSRQFKAPNLASTIARILQSTKLEPHWLELEITEQVIMENSDTIFKVLRDLLQMGVRISIDGFGSSYCSLSFLKKFPFHTLKIHQSFIQELEDNPKDTSIIASIVNLGRSFNIRVIAKGVERIQQLKLLRKLECYEMQGYLFSEPLNSEDATNVLRRGNVNYLIP